A part of Candidatus Hydrogenedentota bacterium genomic DNA contains:
- a CDS encoding glycosyltransferase family 2 protein, which translates to MAEAPQAAEPLPQVAVVIPCYNAGARIAPVVAAARGRAGRVIVVDDGGTDGACDGLAGGNAEVLRLPVNRGKGHALLAGIRRALEDPAARIVCTLDADGQHDPAELPGLAAAFDAAHADLLIGRRTFGGAVVPWRSRFGNETTARVVRLLLRRDLPDTQCGYRLLSRRFAEAVLAHVSGGRYETEMEMLVFAVRAGHTVAYSPIRTLYEPDNSSSHFRKVRDSLRIYARLARAVLRRPRAPEPPK; encoded by the coding sequence GTGGCCGAAGCCCCCCAGGCAGCCGAACCGCTTCCGCAGGTCGCCGTGGTGATCCCCTGCTACAACGCCGGGGCGCGCATCGCGCCGGTCGTCGCCGCCGCGCGCGGCCGCGCGGGCCGGGTCATCGTGGTGGACGACGGCGGCACGGACGGCGCCTGCGACGGCCTGGCCGGGGGCAACGCGGAGGTGCTGCGCCTGCCGGTGAACCGGGGCAAGGGCCACGCGCTGCTGGCGGGGATCCGCCGCGCGCTGGAGGACCCGGCCGCGCGGATCGTCTGCACCCTCGACGCCGACGGCCAGCACGACCCCGCCGAACTGCCGGGGCTCGCCGCGGCCTTCGACGCCGCCCACGCGGACCTGCTCATCGGCCGCCGCACCTTCGGCGGCGCGGTGGTGCCGTGGCGCAGCCGCTTCGGCAATGAGACGACGGCGCGGGTGGTGCGGCTGCTGCTGCGCCGCGACCTGCCGGACACGCAGTGCGGCTACCGCCTGCTGTCGCGCCGCTTCGCGGAGGCCGTGCTGGCGCATGTCTCCGGCGGCCGCTACGAGACGGAGATGGAGATGCTGGTCTTCGCCGTGCGCGCCGGGCACACCGTGGCCTACTCGCCCATCCGGACGCTCTACGAGCCGGACAACTCCTCCTCGCACTTCCGCAAGGTGCGCGACTCGCTGCGCATTTACGCGCGCCTCGCGCGGGCGGTCCTGCGGCGGCCGCGCGCGCCGGAGCCGCCGAAATGA
- a CDS encoding DUF1559 domain-containing protein, with translation MKKHTGFTLIELLVVIAIIGILAAILLPALARAREAARRSSCQNNLKQMGLSFKMYAGEAKDLFPPMKRNLSGWTPANPVGDPSVTCNLPNTVTTDANGDGVKDDFDIFFDVQSMYPEYLSDLNVTVCPSSAVIDPGDHHYNDDPANPVDPCAVTDLSYMYFGWSILDEVVTAPGTNANDMNPTPNQNLTTILVLKLVERVTNPAAYDNDITYEDSYAGGADRTLYRFREGIERFLVTDINNPGASNKAQSELPVLWDQISSDPAGSGFNHIPGGCNVLYMDGHVEFIRYPGAHPVTRNFANIVAQFTSSDPNI, from the coding sequence ATGAAGAAACACACGGGATTCACCCTGATTGAGCTGCTGGTGGTCATCGCGATCATCGGCATTCTGGCGGCGATCCTGCTGCCGGCGCTGGCGCGGGCCCGCGAGGCGGCGCGGCGGTCCTCCTGCCAGAACAACCTGAAGCAGATGGGCCTCTCCTTCAAGATGTATGCGGGCGAGGCGAAGGACCTGTTCCCGCCGATGAAGCGCAACCTGTCCGGCTGGACCCCGGCGAACCCGGTGGGCGACCCGTCGGTGACGTGCAACCTGCCGAACACGGTGACGACGGACGCGAACGGGGACGGGGTGAAGGACGACTTTGACATCTTCTTCGACGTGCAGAGCATGTACCCGGAATACCTGTCGGACCTGAACGTGACGGTGTGCCCGTCGTCCGCCGTGATTGATCCGGGGGACCACCACTACAACGACGACCCGGCGAACCCGGTGGACCCGTGCGCGGTGACGGACCTGTCGTACATGTACTTCGGGTGGTCCATCCTGGACGAGGTGGTGACGGCGCCGGGGACGAACGCAAACGACATGAACCCGACGCCGAACCAGAACCTGACAACGATTCTGGTGTTGAAGCTGGTGGAGCGGGTGACCAATCCGGCGGCCTACGACAACGACATCACGTATGAGGACAGCTACGCGGGCGGCGCGGACCGCACGCTGTACCGTTTCCGCGAGGGGATCGAGCGCTTCCTGGTCACGGACATCAACAACCCCGGCGCTTCGAACAAGGCGCAGAGCGAGCTGCCGGTCCTGTGGGACCAGATCTCCTCGGACCCGGCCGGCAGCGGCTTCAACCACATCCCCGGCGGCTGCAACGTGCTGTACATGGACGGCCACGTGGAGTTCATCCGCTACCCGGGCGCGCACCCCGTGACGCGGAACTTCGCCAACATCGTGGCGCAGTTCACCTCGAGCGACCCCAACATCTGA
- the mnmA gene encoding tRNA 2-thiouridine(34) synthase MnmA, translated as MHADNARPADLSVPGEVLDAARALRLPPPGARVLVAMSGGVDSAAAAVLLRALGYDCVGVTLRLVPEPEGRPVFEPCCGLEAAADARRVCDRLGIPHEVFRAVERFDRDIISHFTAVYRAGRTPNPCLRCNRMIKFGALYARAGALGCSHVAMGHYVRLETLDARLCLRRAAHAAKDQSYVLAPLTQPQLRRACFPLGSLDKAAARALAGQVDARSGGKRESQELCFVPDNDHAGFIERRTAPAMPGPVVDRAGRRLGTHHGLLRHTVGQRRGLGIGAARPLYVLELRPETNTLVVGPEEETFCAAFETGPLHWGGAPPSDAPFDALVQLRSRHRPGPGRITPTRLGARVDLADPQRAVTPGQWAVLYDAEDRVLASAEIRRVL; from the coding sequence TTGCACGCTGACAACGCCCGGCCCGCCGACCTGTCCGTGCCCGGGGAGGTGCTGGACGCGGCGCGCGCCCTGCGCCTGCCGCCGCCGGGGGCGCGTGTGCTCGTGGCCATGAGCGGCGGGGTGGACAGCGCGGCGGCGGCGGTCCTCCTGCGCGCGCTGGGCTATGACTGCGTCGGGGTCACCCTGCGGCTCGTGCCGGAGCCGGAGGGCAGGCCGGTCTTCGAGCCCTGCTGCGGACTGGAGGCGGCGGCGGACGCGCGCCGCGTCTGCGACCGCCTCGGCATCCCCCACGAGGTGTTCCGCGCCGTCGAGCGCTTCGACCGCGACATCATTTCCCACTTCACCGCCGTCTACCGCGCGGGCCGCACGCCCAACCCCTGCCTGCGCTGCAACCGCATGATCAAGTTCGGCGCCCTTTACGCCCGCGCCGGCGCCCTGGGCTGCTCCCACGTCGCCATGGGCCACTACGTCCGCCTCGAAACCCTCGACGCCCGCCTCTGCCTGCGCCGCGCCGCCCATGCGGCCAAGGATCAGTCCTACGTCCTCGCTCCGCTCACCCAGCCCCAGCTCCGCCGCGCCTGCTTCCCCCTGGGCAGCCTCGACAAGGCGGCGGCCCGCGCCCTCGCCGGACAGGTGGACGCCCGCAGCGGCGGCAAGCGCGAGAGCCAGGAGCTGTGCTTTGTCCCCGACAACGACCACGCGGGCTTCATCGAGCGACGCACCGCGCCCGCCATGCCGGGGCCCGTCGTGGACCGCGCGGGCCGCCGCCTCGGCACGCACCACGGACTGCTCCGCCACACGGTTGGACAGCGGAGGGGGCTTGGCATCGGCGCGGCGCGCCCGCTCTATGTGCTCGAACTCCGCCCCGAGACCAACACGCTCGTTGTGGGGCCGGAGGAGGAGACCTTCTGCGCCGCCTTCGAGACCGGCCCCCTGCACTGGGGCGGCGCGCCGCCGTCGGACGCGCCCTTCGATGCCCTCGTTCAACTCCGGTCGCGCCACCGGCCCGGCCCCGGGCGGATCACGCCGACCCGGCTGGGCGCGCGGGTGGACCTGGCGGACCCCCAGCGCGCCGTCACCCCCGGACAGTGGGCGGTCTTATACGACGCGGAGGACCGGGTGCTTGCCTCGGCGGAAATCCGCCGGGTTTTGTGA
- a CDS encoding serine/threonine protein kinase, whose translation MTEEQAAQKITVGSVVAGRYEIRSLIGKGGMGEVFLAHDLQTDRDVALKTLHAKYSQSRHAIARFGREVRLARQLNHPGIVKIFDAQKWENTLFYTMEYIEGKSLRAWLQQRRALDLGSTVRVLCLVAEALEHAHRVTIHRDLSPENIMVLRDGTVRLLDFGLAKIDDQYVGLTVVGTNLGKLRYMAPEQERDAAAVDHRADLFSMGVMFFELLTGRSPLPGQRITQVIPDLPASADTFVAKAIARDPDERYADAREFREALLAVYRDAQAAGPIPAAGPPPEKKKGTLARLLRKLRFWKKG comes from the coding sequence ATGACGGAAGAACAGGCCGCACAGAAGATCACGGTGGGAAGTGTTGTCGCGGGGCGTTATGAAATCCGCAGCCTCATCGGCAAGGGCGGCATGGGCGAGGTGTTTCTTGCCCACGACCTCCAGACGGACCGCGATGTCGCCCTGAAGACGCTCCACGCCAAGTACAGCCAGAGCCGCCACGCCATCGCGCGCTTCGGGCGCGAGGTGCGCCTCGCCCGCCAGCTCAACCACCCGGGCATCGTGAAGATTTTCGACGCGCAGAAGTGGGAGAACACCCTCTTCTACACCATGGAGTACATCGAGGGGAAGAGCCTGCGCGCGTGGCTTCAGCAGCGGCGGGCGCTGGACCTCGGCTCCACGGTGCGCGTGCTGTGCCTCGTGGCGGAGGCGCTTGAGCACGCCCACCGCGTCACCATCCACCGCGACCTGTCGCCCGAGAACATCATGGTCCTGCGCGACGGCACCGTCCGCCTGCTCGACTTCGGCCTCGCCAAGATTGACGACCAGTATGTCGGCCTCACGGTGGTCGGCACCAACTTGGGCAAGTTGCGCTACATGGCCCCCGAGCAGGAGCGCGACGCCGCCGCCGTGGACCACCGCGCCGACCTCTTCTCCATGGGCGTCATGTTCTTCGAGCTGCTCACGGGGCGCTCCCCCCTCCCGGGCCAGCGGATCACCCAGGTCATCCCGGACCTCCCCGCCAGCGCCGACACCTTTGTCGCCAAGGCCATCGCCCGCGACCCCGATGAGCGCTACGCCGACGCCCGCGAGTTCCGCGAGGCCCTCCTCGCCGTCTACCGGGACGCCCAGGCCGCCGGCCCGATTCCCGCCGCCGGCCCGCCGCCGGAGAAAAAGAAGGGCACCCTCGCCCGTCTCCTCCGGAAACTCCGCTTCTGGAAGAAGGGCTGA
- the ftsA gene encoding cell division protein FtsA, translating to MGRKGELVAAVDFGARQVRVLIAERTPDGSLRYRGDGASPSRGCVRHGQIQNQHDAQRALRAALEDARKKSGAQAQALFCGITSEAVRSVVQEGCVPLTKGVVELEHLESARGNAAQNALHPGCYAITSTSSQEWQVDGTRVIEPLGMRGSVLKAKIHVANIPSVTADNLRACIDSQGRILEDFVYQPIAAALGCLSSEDTQLGAAVVDIGNSGIGIAAYHDMSILGTAYIPQGTVLIVNDLSAGLKVRFDEAGEILQEYGVSRLLLDQMQQEGSPDAPAAPSSSSAADAPRIKLKSPVNGAPDVVSRKLVDEIIFARAQELAEEVARFLNRHRMNQMLARGIVLTGGGAEIRTFAQLLETVCRLPVRIGAPEGLEGMPTYYNTPANAPITGIVRHGLEYYDALRSGRVIPRGGSPLAGRIRYYWEKIRELFF from the coding sequence TTGGGCAGAAAAGGTGAACTGGTCGCGGCGGTGGATTTCGGGGCGAGGCAGGTGCGCGTGCTCATCGCGGAGCGGACGCCCGACGGCTCCCTGCGCTACCGGGGCGACGGGGCCAGCCCGTCGCGCGGGTGCGTGCGCCACGGCCAGATCCAGAACCAGCACGACGCGCAGCGCGCCCTGCGCGCCGCCCTCGAGGACGCGCGGAAGAAGTCCGGCGCCCAGGCCCAGGCCCTCTTCTGCGGCATCACCTCCGAGGCCGTGCGCTCCGTCGTGCAGGAGGGCTGCGTGCCCCTGACCAAGGGGGTCGTCGAGCTGGAGCACCTCGAAAGCGCCCGCGGCAACGCCGCGCAGAACGCCCTGCACCCCGGGTGCTACGCCATCACCTCCACCTCCTCCCAGGAGTGGCAGGTGGACGGCACCCGCGTCATCGAGCCGCTGGGCATGCGCGGCTCCGTGCTCAAGGCGAAAATCCACGTCGCCAACATCCCCTCGGTGACGGCGGACAACCTGCGCGCCTGCATTGACTCGCAGGGCCGCATCCTCGAGGACTTCGTCTACCAGCCCATCGCGGCGGCCCTCGGATGCCTCAGCAGCGAGGACACCCAGCTCGGCGCCGCCGTCGTGGACATCGGAAACTCCGGCATCGGCATCGCCGCCTACCACGACATGAGCATCCTCGGCACCGCCTACATCCCCCAGGGCACCGTCCTCATCGTCAACGACCTCAGCGCGGGCCTCAAGGTGCGCTTCGACGAGGCCGGCGAAATCCTCCAGGAGTACGGCGTCAGCAGGCTCCTCCTCGACCAGATGCAGCAGGAGGGCAGCCCCGACGCCCCCGCCGCGCCGTCGTCGTCGTCCGCCGCCGACGCCCCCCGGATCAAGCTGAAGAGCCCCGTCAACGGCGCGCCCGACGTGGTCTCCCGCAAGCTCGTGGACGAGATCATCTTCGCCCGCGCCCAGGAGCTCGCCGAGGAGGTCGCCCGCTTCCTCAACCGCCACCGCATGAACCAGATGCTCGCCCGCGGCATCGTCCTCACCGGCGGCGGCGCTGAAATCCGCACCTTCGCCCAGCTCCTCGAGACCGTGTGCAGGCTCCCCGTCCGCATCGGCGCGCCCGAGGGACTCGAGGGCATGCCCACCTACTACAACACCCCGGCAAACGCCCCCATCACCGGCATCGTCCGCCACGGCCTCGAATACTACGACGCCCTCCGCTCCGGCCGTGTCATCCCCCGCGGCGGATCCCCCCTCGCCGGGCGCATCCGCTACTACTGGGAAAAAATCCGCGAGCTCTTTTTCTAG
- a CDS encoding galactose-1-epimerase — MRGAWVTLNGEWEFAETDDNKAEYLGDAAYPDKITVPFCRESALSGLGRTGFIRNVWYRRAFEVPAGDGWTGKRVRLHFGACDWRTRVWVNGVLQGTHTGGSAPFWFDVTAALKPGANTVIVHAFDDVRSGVQSSGKQSQKLESHACVYTRTTGIWQPVWLEAVGSAFIEKLRVTPDASNGRVTVWARVDGAAQGMTLKASAAFGGQDMGAAEAAVEGGQAALVLDLKEAHLWAVGDPSLYDLNLSVLQGEKTLDAMDSYFGLRSVTIEGRAILINGKPVFQRTVLDQGFYPDGIWTAPADAALKADIEMSQAAGFNGARLHQKVFEPRFLYWADRLGYLVWGEFPNWGLNYKKPEVNAPVINEWRELLERDMNHPAIIGWCPFNETSEDAEFLQNTVVDLTRAVDPTRPVIDSSGWHHGHPSPIVMDAHDYNQDPASFKARWDAECGPDAYPAPRKDVPGTPIPFFVSEYGGIGWNVAEGAWGYGNNPKTLDEFYTRHEGLTKALLDNPYMFGFCYTQLTDIEQEQNGIYTYDRKPKFDLARIKAANSAPAAYEQNPPIGKGTGMSISKQSYGTLPDGQAADIYTLSNGNGMKMCVTNYGGIITELWVPDKNGAAADVALGYDKLEGYLKATPYFGAVVGRYGNRIAKGKFTLDGKEYSLAVNDGPNALHGGLKGFDKVLWAAETARRADAVGLRLKRTSPDGEEGYPGNLTVTVTHWLTAANELEIEYAAETDAPTVLNPTWHGYFNLRGHNNGDILGHEIMLNASRFTPVDKTLIPTGVLQPVAGTPFDFTKPFAIGARVNDDHEQLKFGGGYDHNFVLDRTADGLSLAARVREPESGRVVEVWTTEPGVQFYCGNFLDGTNVGKGGHVYQYRTGFCLETQHFPNSPNQPDFPSVVLRPGETYTQHTVYRFMTD; from the coding sequence ATGCGCGGCGCGTGGGTGACCCTGAACGGGGAGTGGGAGTTCGCGGAGACGGACGACAACAAGGCGGAATACCTCGGGGACGCCGCCTACCCGGACAAGATCACCGTGCCCTTCTGCCGCGAGAGCGCCCTGTCGGGGCTCGGCCGCACGGGCTTCATCCGCAACGTGTGGTACCGCCGGGCCTTCGAGGTTCCCGCGGGCGACGGGTGGACGGGAAAGCGGGTCCGCCTGCATTTCGGCGCGTGCGACTGGCGCACGCGGGTGTGGGTTAACGGCGTCCTCCAGGGAACGCACACCGGCGGCAGCGCCCCCTTCTGGTTTGACGTGACCGCCGCGCTGAAGCCCGGCGCGAACACGGTCATCGTCCACGCCTTCGACGACGTGCGCTCGGGCGTGCAGTCGTCGGGCAAGCAGTCGCAGAAACTGGAAAGCCACGCCTGCGTGTACACGCGCACCACCGGCATCTGGCAGCCCGTCTGGCTCGAGGCCGTCGGAAGCGCCTTCATCGAGAAGCTGCGCGTGACGCCGGATGCGTCCAACGGCCGCGTGACCGTGTGGGCGCGCGTGGACGGCGCGGCCCAGGGCATGACCCTGAAGGCGTCCGCCGCTTTCGGCGGCCAGGACATGGGCGCCGCCGAGGCCGCCGTCGAGGGCGGCCAGGCCGCGCTGGTGCTGGACCTGAAGGAGGCGCACCTGTGGGCCGTGGGCGACCCCAGCCTGTACGACCTGAACCTGTCCGTCCTTCAGGGCGAAAAGACGCTGGACGCGATGGACAGCTATTTCGGCCTGCGCTCCGTGACCATCGAGGGCCGCGCCATCCTGATCAACGGCAAGCCGGTCTTCCAGCGCACGGTGCTGGACCAGGGCTTCTACCCCGACGGCATCTGGACCGCGCCGGCGGACGCGGCGCTCAAGGCCGACATCGAGATGAGCCAGGCCGCCGGGTTCAACGGCGCGCGGCTCCACCAGAAGGTGTTCGAGCCCCGCTTCCTCTACTGGGCCGACAGGCTGGGCTACCTCGTGTGGGGCGAGTTCCCCAACTGGGGCCTGAACTACAAGAAGCCCGAGGTCAACGCCCCGGTGATCAACGAGTGGCGCGAGCTCCTCGAGCGCGACATGAACCACCCGGCCATCATCGGGTGGTGCCCCTTCAACGAGACCTCCGAAGACGCCGAGTTCCTCCAGAACACCGTGGTGGACCTGACCCGCGCGGTGGACCCCACCCGTCCGGTCATTGACTCCAGCGGCTGGCACCACGGGCACCCGAGCCCCATCGTCATGGACGCCCACGACTACAACCAGGACCCCGCGTCGTTCAAGGCGCGCTGGGACGCCGAGTGCGGCCCGGACGCCTATCCCGCGCCGCGCAAGGACGTGCCGGGAACCCCGATCCCCTTCTTCGTCAGCGAGTACGGCGGGATCGGCTGGAACGTGGCCGAGGGCGCGTGGGGCTACGGGAACAACCCGAAAACCCTGGACGAGTTCTACACGCGGCACGAGGGGCTGACCAAAGCCCTGCTGGACAACCCGTACATGTTCGGCTTCTGCTACACCCAGCTCACGGACATCGAGCAGGAGCAGAACGGCATCTACACCTACGACCGCAAACCCAAGTTTGACCTGGCCCGCATCAAGGCGGCGAACAGCGCCCCGGCGGCCTACGAGCAGAACCCGCCGATCGGAAAGGGAACCGGCATGAGCATCAGCAAACAGTCCTACGGCACCCTGCCGGACGGGCAGGCGGCGGACATCTACACCCTGTCCAACGGAAACGGCATGAAGATGTGCGTGACCAACTACGGCGGCATCATCACCGAGCTGTGGGTGCCGGACAAGAACGGCGCCGCCGCCGACGTGGCCCTGGGCTACGACAAACTGGAGGGCTACCTCAAGGCGACGCCGTACTTCGGCGCGGTCGTGGGCCGCTACGGCAACCGCATCGCCAAGGGCAAGTTCACCCTGGACGGCAAGGAGTATTCCCTGGCGGTGAACGACGGCCCCAACGCGCTCCACGGCGGGCTTAAGGGCTTCGACAAGGTGCTGTGGGCGGCGGAGACCGCGCGCCGCGCCGACGCGGTCGGCCTGCGGCTGAAGCGCACCAGCCCCGACGGCGAGGAGGGCTATCCCGGCAACCTCACGGTCACCGTGACCCACTGGCTCACGGCGGCCAACGAGCTGGAGATCGAGTACGCCGCCGAGACGGACGCGCCCACGGTGCTCAACCCCACCTGGCACGGCTACTTCAACCTGCGCGGACACAACAACGGCGACATCCTCGGCCACGAGATCATGCTCAACGCCAGCCGCTTCACGCCCGTGGACAAGACCCTCATCCCGACGGGGGTGCTCCAGCCCGTCGCGGGAACGCCCTTCGACTTCACGAAGCCCTTCGCCATCGGCGCGCGCGTGAACGACGACCACGAGCAGCTCAAGTTCGGGGGGGGCTACGACCACAACTTCGTCCTCGACCGGACGGCGGACGGGCTGTCGCTGGCGGCGCGCGTGCGCGAGCCGGAATCGGGCCGCGTCGTGGAGGTCTGGACCACCGAGCCGGGCGTCCAGTTCTACTGCGGCAACTTCCTCGACGGCACCAACGTCGGCAAGGGCGGCCACGTCTACCAATACCGCACGGGGTTCTGCTTGGAGACCCAGCACTTCCCCAACTCGCCCAACCAGCCGGATTTCCCCTCCGTGGTCCTGCGCCCCGGGGAGACCTACACCCAGCACACGGTCTACCGTTTCATGACGGACTGA
- a CDS encoding alpha-L-fucosidase — MNTLLCAALAGLSLAQPAYKADWESLDKRPNPQWFEDAKFGIFIHWGVYSVPAWGPKERYSEWYWHDMQDKDGETWKFHEATYGADFTYQDFAPMFRAEMYNPKDWASVFKRSGAKYVVLTSKHHEGFCLWPDPNNWNWNAVDIGPHRDLAGDLVEAVRAEGLRMGFYYSFYEWFNPLYKSDVNRYVDQYMLPQLKDLVERYKPDLVWPDGEWEHPSSVWRSEEFLAWLFNESSAPRDVAVNDRWGKECRENHGGFGTPEYQHRSNGRLSSAGLFEECQGMGMSFGYNRNESAENYRSTEKLLELLVNTVSRGGNLLLDIGPTADGRIPEIMEQRLLEMGEWLAVNGEAIYGADRWEKAPELEKVRFTQKDGAVYAICLGWPGEKLAFPNVTGAKAAEASMLGLDGPLAAAVDADTVSVTIPALTPDKLPCRHVWVVKLTLK, encoded by the coding sequence ATGAACACGCTCCTCTGCGCGGCCCTCGCGGGCCTGAGCCTCGCACAGCCGGCCTACAAGGCGGACTGGGAGTCGCTGGACAAGCGCCCCAACCCGCAGTGGTTCGAGGACGCCAAGTTCGGCATCTTCATCCACTGGGGCGTCTACTCCGTGCCCGCGTGGGGGCCGAAGGAGCGCTATTCCGAGTGGTACTGGCACGACATGCAGGACAAGGACGGCGAGACCTGGAAGTTCCACGAGGCCACCTACGGCGCGGACTTCACCTACCAGGACTTCGCGCCCATGTTCAGGGCGGAGATGTACAACCCGAAAGACTGGGCCTCCGTGTTCAAACGCTCCGGCGCGAAGTACGTCGTGCTCACGTCAAAGCACCATGAGGGCTTCTGCCTCTGGCCCGACCCGAACAACTGGAACTGGAACGCCGTGGACATCGGGCCGCACCGCGACCTGGCGGGCGACCTCGTGGAGGCGGTGCGGGCCGAGGGCCTGCGCATGGGCTTCTACTACTCCTTCTACGAGTGGTTCAACCCGCTCTACAAGAGCGACGTGAACCGCTACGTGGACCAGTACATGCTCCCGCAGCTCAAGGACCTCGTCGAGCGCTACAAACCCGACCTCGTCTGGCCCGACGGCGAGTGGGAGCACCCCAGCTCCGTCTGGCGCAGCGAGGAGTTCCTCGCCTGGCTCTTCAACGAATCGTCCGCCCCCAGGGACGTGGCGGTCAATGACCGCTGGGGCAAGGAGTGCCGCGAGAACCACGGCGGCTTCGGCACGCCCGAGTACCAGCACCGCTCCAACGGCCGCCTGTCCAGCGCCGGCCTCTTCGAGGAGTGCCAGGGCATGGGCATGTCCTTCGGCTACAACCGCAACGAGTCCGCGGAGAACTACCGCAGCACGGAGAAGCTGCTCGAGCTGCTCGTCAACACCGTGAGCCGCGGCGGCAACCTGCTGCTGGACATCGGCCCCACGGCGGACGGCCGCATCCCCGAGATCATGGAGCAGCGCCTGCTTGAGATGGGCGAGTGGCTCGCCGTCAACGGCGAGGCAATCTACGGCGCCGACCGCTGGGAGAAGGCCCCCGAACTGGAGAAGGTGCGCTTCACGCAGAAGGACGGCGCGGTCTACGCCATCTGCCTCGGCTGGCCCGGCGAGAAGCTGGCCTTCCCGAACGTCACCGGGGCGAAGGCCGCCGAGGCGTCCATGCTCGGCCTGGACGGCCCGCTGGCCGCCGCGGTGGACGCCGACACGGTTTCTGTTACCATACCCGCGCTCACGCCGGACAAGCTCCCCTGCCGGCATGTGTGGGTGGTCAAACTCACGCTGAAATAG
- a CDS encoding ChbG/HpnK family deacetylase — MRDMLFAAAVVLMAAGMAPAQDAQTYAEKLGFPKGAKVVIFHVDDAGMHHDANVGAIEAMEKGVATSASIMFPCPWAAAAAAYAKEHPESDFGLHCTLTAEWKSYRWGPVAGKAAVPGLVDEEGCLWHEVEQVTAKATPDEVEKELRAQLDRSLTMGWRPTHLDTHMGTVFATMPFMERYVKIGAEYGIPVMAPGGHGQYVAAEDEKIGPLLPGLGQMVWSLGLPVLDDVHTGYGCKDPADKKAQVIAFLREMKPGLTQFIVHATRPSENFKEVTGSGPMRLAELEALTSPEVRQVVEEEKVILTTWRELKQRRDAAK, encoded by the coding sequence ATGCGAGACATGCTGTTTGCGGCGGCGGTTGTCCTGATGGCGGCGGGAATGGCCCCCGCGCAGGACGCCCAGACCTACGCCGAGAAGCTCGGCTTCCCCAAGGGCGCCAAGGTCGTGATCTTCCACGTGGACGACGCGGGCATGCACCACGACGCGAACGTGGGCGCCATTGAGGCCATGGAGAAAGGCGTGGCCACCTCGGCCAGCATCATGTTCCCCTGCCCCTGGGCCGCCGCGGCCGCCGCCTACGCCAAGGAGCATCCGGAGTCCGACTTCGGCCTCCACTGCACCCTCACTGCGGAATGGAAGAGCTACCGCTGGGGCCCCGTGGCGGGCAAGGCCGCCGTCCCCGGCCTCGTGGACGAGGAGGGCTGCCTCTGGCACGAGGTGGAGCAGGTGACGGCCAAGGCGACGCCCGACGAGGTCGAGAAGGAGCTGCGCGCGCAGCTGGACCGCAGCCTCACCATGGGCTGGCGGCCCACCCACCTCGACACCCACATGGGCACCGTCTTCGCCACCATGCCCTTCATGGAGCGCTACGTGAAAATCGGCGCCGAGTACGGCATCCCCGTCATGGCCCCCGGCGGCCACGGCCAGTACGTCGCCGCCGAGGACGAGAAGATCGGGCCCCTGCTCCCCGGGCTCGGACAGATGGTCTGGTCCCTCGGCCTGCCCGTCCTCGACGACGTCCACACCGGCTACGGATGCAAGGACCCCGCCGACAAGAAGGCCCAGGTCATCGCCTTCCTCCGCGAGATGAAGCCCGGCCTCACCCAGTTCATCGTCCACGCCACCCGCCCCTCCGAAAACTTCAAGGAGGTTACCGGCTCCGGGCCCATGCGCCTCGCCGAGCTGGAGGCCCTCACCTCCCCCGAGGTCAGGCAGGTCGTCGAGGAGGAGAAGGTCATCCTCACCACCTGGCGCGAGCTCAAACAGCGCCGCGACGCCGCCAAGTAG
- a CDS encoding response regulator produces MKNRVFTTGEAAGICGVSADTVSRWFDLGQIDGYRLGPGGDRRIPYQSLRKFMLSHGIPLDRLEESERRVLVLDDDPFYLDTIPSVLGRDEVYAVLTASTGFDAGVIVVEHTPQLVILDVNLSDTDGRMVAERVKNRAETRNTRILGMSALLDEAGARALEDHGFDGFLKKPFTDEELLARVGELFELPNAKLNRPKLPRY; encoded by the coding sequence ATGAAAAACCGCGTGTTCACCACCGGCGAGGCCGCCGGCATCTGCGGCGTGTCCGCCGACACCGTGTCCCGGTGGTTCGACCTCGGCCAGATTGACGGCTACCGGCTGGGTCCCGGCGGCGACCGCCGCATCCCCTACCAGAGCCTGCGCAAGTTCATGCTGAGCCACGGCATCCCCCTGGACCGGCTGGAGGAGAGCGAGCGCCGGGTGCTCGTGCTGGACGACGACCCGTTCTATCTGGACACCATCCCGTCGGTCCTCGGGCGCGACGAGGTCTACGCCGTGCTGACCGCCTCCACGGGCTTCGATGCCGGGGTGATCGTCGTGGAGCACACCCCGCAGCTCGTCATCCTCGACGTCAACCTGTCGGACACGGACGGGCGGATGGTCGCCGAGCGGGTCAAGAACCGCGCGGAGACGCGCAACACCCGGATCCTGGGCATGTCGGCACTGCTGGACGAGGCGGGCGCGCGCGCCCTGGAGGACCACGGTTTCGACGGCTTCCTGAAAAAGCCCTTCACCGACGAGGAGCTCCTCGCCCGGGTCGGCGAGCTGTTCGAGCTGCCCAACGCCAAACTGAACCGCCCAAAACTCCCGCGCTACTGA